NNNNNNNNNNNNNNNNNNNNNNNNNNNNNNNNNNNNNNNNNNNNNNNNNNNNNNNNNNNNNNNNNNNNNNNNNNNNNNNNNNNNNNNNNNNNNNNNNNNNNNNNNNNNNNNNNNNNNNNNNNNNNNNNNNNNNNNNNNNNNNNNNNNNNNNNNNNNNNNNNNNNNNNNNNNNNNNNNNNNNNNNNNNNNNNNNNNNNNNNNNNNNNNNNNNNNNNNNNNNNNNNNNNNNNNNNNNNNNNNNNNNNNNNNNNNNNNNNNNNNNNNNNNNNNNNNNNNNNNNNNNNNNNNNNNNNNNNNNNNNNNNNNNNNNNNNNNNNNNNNNNNNNNNNNNNNNNNNNNNNNNNNNNNNNNNNNNNNNNNNNNNNNNNNNNNNNNNNNNNNNNNNNNNNNNNNNNNNNNNNNNNNNNNNNNNNNNNNNNNNNNNNNNNNNNNNNNNNNNNNNNNNNNNNNNNNNNNNNNNNNNNNNNNNNNNNNNNNNNNNNNNNNNNNNNNNNNNNNNNNNNNNNNNNNNNNNNNNNNNNNNNNNNNNNNNNNNNNNNNNNNNNNNNNNNNNNNNNNNNNNNNNNNNNNNNNNNNNNNNNNNNNNNNNNNNNNNNNNNNNNNNNNNNNNNNNNNNNNNNNNNNNNNNNNNNNNNNNNNNNNNNNNNNNNNNNNNNNNNNNNNNNNNNNNNNNNNNNNNNNNNNNNNNNNNNNNNNNNNNNNNNNNNNNNNNNNNNNNNNNNNNNNNNNNNNNNNNNNNNNNNNNNNNNNNNNNNNNNNNNNNNNNNNNNNNNNNNNNNNNNNNNNNNNNNNNNNNNNNNNNNNNNNNNNNNNNNNNNNNNNNNNNNNNNNNNNNNNNNNNNNNNNNNNNNNNNNNNNNNNNNNNNNNNNNNNNNNNNNNNNNNNNNNNNNNNNNNNNNNNNNNNNNNNNNNNNNNNNNNNNNNNNNNNNNNNNNNNNNNNNNNNNNNNNNNNNNNNNNNNNNNNNNNNNNNNNNNNNNNNNNNNNNNNNNNNNNNNNNNNNNNNNNNNNNNNNNNNNNNNNNNNNNNNNNNNNNNNNNNNNNNNNNNNNNNNNNNNNNNNNNNNNNNNNNNNNNNNNNNNNNNNNNNNNNNNNNNNNNNNNNNNNNNNNNNNNNNNNNNNNNNNNNNNNNNNNNNNNNNNNNNNNNNNNNNNNNNNNNNNNNNNNNNNNNNNNNNNNNNNNNNNNNNNNNNNNNNNNNNNNNNNNNNNNNNNNNNNNNNNNNNNNNNNNNNNNNNNNNNNNNNNNNNNNNNNNNNGCAACGAAACCCCGTCATCAGTTCCTCCAAGCGTTTACCTTCCTGTCCTCGCCTTGCCATTCAACGCCGCCCACGTCATGCTTCAGCGATAAAGTCATGTCCAGCCTATACCACGGTCGCCCATGCCTGTGATAACACTGTGTATAAAAGCCGGTGTCATGTTCTGTCAAGGTGTCAGTGTTTGAGCCAGAGGTTCTGGAGACAGTCAGGTGTCATGAAGCTGTTGGTAAGAGAAAGATATCGCTTTAGAGTTTGTATTTGGATAGACTTACTCTTTATtgcaaatctgttttttttttctctagagtTTCATggagttaatgttttttttatttcttacacgTCTGGAGTCGAATAAGAATTAAATTTCTATAGTTTGATCTTTCATCTTGATCGTCCATTTGTTTGAAGTTTCGTTATCGTCGACCTATCTTTTCTTCTCAAATCTTTCGTAGAATCATTTCCCATGTTCGTAGATTTGTATAATTTTgagattatgattgttattaattttcatgtattgaaaaacaatcaaaactatttttcctcttctcctgttcTCAAAATTTGATTTAAATTCAATCTTTACAGttataccccccccacccacccctagaTTCCAAACCTGATTTTTCCCCAGGTTTGTTTACCCTCAGATCCCAACTTTAATTTTCGTagcttaccccttccccctctcaatcACACCAATAAAGTCACTAAAAATACTCCCCCTGTTACTTATAAACAACATACGATTCACCAACAGATGGTTGTCGCCGTGGTGGCATATGCTGCTTCTATGCCTACCCCTTCTGCCGATCCGCATTACAANNNNNNNNNNNNNNNNNNNNNNNNNNNNNNNNNNNNNNNNNNNNNNACCGCTAAGCCCATCACCATCGAGATCCCAGCCAGGAACATCTCCCTCATCTTACCCCAAGGTCAGTTCTGTGCTGTTTCTCGTGTTATTATATACTGATCAGCTTTTATGTTTTGGTGTGGACTTTTAGTGCATATGTTCTACTTGAACTcttctcttgttgttgtttatttttttaatacatgtcTTACGTGTATTATttgatttgatattatatatttattcacacaaaaCTGTCAGCAGATGAGTTATAACTCAGATGATTATTATGCTATTTTGTATCTGATGTTATAAAACACTCAATGAATCAATACCGTCAATCAGTGTCGAGCTAGCGGTAAGTCCTTGTTTAATTTCAGAATgatcttatatacataaaatgagcTTATtcacatttataataatgatgtgttCCTTTTGGCCTTTTAACCTTTTGACCTTCACCCAAATCGAAAACATTCAAGGGTCTTGAGCACTTTTCTCAGGCTTCACTTTGATCACAAATGAAACCCTATTATTTTCGGTGTTTTACACTCCTTTCAGGTAATGGTTTTCCATACCATTTCCCCGAAGCTTTCCCCTTCATGCCCCCTTTCGTAGTCAAAGCGGACGAGTACGAGGAAGAGAAACCTGCATCTCAGAAGAAAGAACCTGAGGCTAAGGGGAAGGAACCTGAGGCTGAGAGAAAGGAACCTGAGGCCAACCCGTAGAACCCGTtgataaagataagagagatTAAAGGACCTGGGAGGAGGAGTCACGTGTCTTCTTAGCCTCGTTACAGAGGAGTTCGAAGGACTCGTTGAGCCTCCTCAGCTTCCCTTGCTTAAACAACAGCGACCACATCAAAAACGACTCTACTTCGCTCGATTCTACTTCGCTCAAGAAGAAATATAATGAGATGTGGATATGATGCCTTGagtggttttccttttcctctttcgaaATCAAATCAACACGTCATAATAGTTTCANNNNNNNNNNNNNNNNNNNNNNNNNNNNNNNNNNNNNNNNNNNNNNNNNNNNNNNNNNNNNNNNNNNNNNNNNNNNNNNNNNNNNNNNNNNNNNNNNNNNNNNNNNNNNNNNNNNNNNNNNNNNNNNNNNNNNNNNNNNNNNNNNNNNNNNNNNNNNNNNNNNNNNNNNNNNNNNNNNNNNNNNNNNNNNNNNNNNNNNNNNNNNNNNNNNNNNNNNNNNNNNNNNNNNNNNNNNNNNNNNNNNNNNNNNNNNNNNNNNNNNNNNNNNNNNNNNNNNNNNNNNNNNNNNNNNNNNNNNNTTGGGGCNNNNNNNNNNNNNNNNNNNNNNNNNNNNNNNNNNNNNNNNNNNNNNNNNNNNNNNNNNNNNNNNNNNNNNNNNNNNNNNNNNNNNNNNNNNNNNNNNNNNNNNNNNNNNNNNNNNNNNNNNNNNNNNNNNNNNNNNNNNNNNNNNNNNNNNNNNNNNNNNNNNNNNNNNNNNNNNNNNNNNNNNNNNNNNNNNNNNNNNNNNNNNNNNNNNNNNNNNNNNNNNNNNNNNNNNNNNNNNNNNNNNNNNNNNNNNNNNNNNNNNNNNNNNNNNNNNNNNNNNNNNNNNNNNNNNNNNNNNNNNNNNNNNNNNNNNNNNNNNNNNNNNNNNNNNNNNNNNNNNNNNNNNNNNNNNNNNNNNNNNNNNNNNNNNNNNNNNNNNNNNNNNNNNNNNNNNNNNNNNNNNNNNNNNNNNNNNNNNNNNNNNNNNNNNNNNNNNNNNNNNNNNNNNNNNNNNNNNNNNNNNNNNNNNNNNNNNNNNNNNNNNNNNNNNNNNNNNNNNNNNNNNNNNNNNNNNNNNNNNNNNNNNNNNNNNNNNNNNNNNNNNNNNNNNNNNNNNNNNNNNNNNNNNNNNNNNNNNNNNNNNNNNNNNNNNNNNNNNNNNNNNNNNNNNNNNNNNNNNNNNNNNNNNNNNNNNNNNNNNNNNNNNNNNNNNNNNNNNNNNNNNNNNNNNNNNNNNNNNNNNNNNNNNNNNNNNNNNNNNNNNNNNNNNNNNNNNNNNNNNNNNNNNNNNNNNNNNNNNNNNNNNNNNNNNNNNNNNNNNNNNNNNNNNNNNNNNNNNNNNNNNNNNNNNNNNNNNNNNNNNNNNNNNNNNNNNNNNNNNNNNNNNNNNNNNNNNNNNNNNNNNNNNNNNNNNNNNNNNNNNNNNNNNNNNNNNNNNNNNNNNNNNNNNNNNNNNNNNNNNNNNNNNNNNNNNNNNNNNNNNNNNNNNNNNNNNNNNNNNNNNNNNNNNNNNNNNNNNNNNNNNNNNNNNNNNNNNNNNNNNNNNNNNNNNNNNNNNNNNNNNNNNNNNNNNNNNNNNNNNNNNNNNNNNNNNNNNNNNNNNNNNNNNNNNNNNNNNNNNNNNNNNNNNNNNNNNNNNNNNNNNNNNNNNNNNNNNNNNNNNNNNNNNNNNNNNNNNNNNNNNNNNNNNNNNNNNNNNNNNNNNNNNNNNNNNNNNNNNNNNNNNNNNNNNNNNNNNNNNNNNNNNNNNNNNNNNNNNNNNNNNNNNNNNNNNNNNNNNNNNNNNNNNNNNNNNNNNNNNNNNNNNNNNNNNNNNNNNNNNNNNNNNNNNNNNNNNNNNNNNNNNNNNNNNNNNNNNNNNNNNNNNNNNNNNNNNNNNNNNNNNNNNNNNNNNNNNNNNNNNNNNNNNNNNNNNNNNNNNNNNNNNNNNNNNNNNNNNNNNNNNNNNNNNNNNNNNNNNNNNNNNNNNNNNNNNNNNNNNNNNNNNNNNNNNNNNNNNNNNNNNNNNNNNNNNNNNNNNNNNNNNNNNNNNNNNNNNNNNNNNNNNNNNNNNNNNNNNNNNNNNNNNNNNNNNNNNNNNNNNNNNNNNNNNNNNNNNNNNNNNNNNNNNNNNNNNNNNNNNNNNNNNNNNNNNNNNNNNNNNNNNNNNNNNNNNNNNNNNNNNNNNNNNNNNNNNNNNNNNNNNNNNNNNNNNNNNNNNNNNNNNNNNNNNNNNNNNNNNNNNNNNNNNNNNNNNNNNNNNNNNNNNNNNNNNNNNNNNNNNNNNNNNNNNNNNNNNNNNNNNNNNNNNNNNNNNNNNNNNNNNNNNNNNNNNNNNNNNNNNNNNNNNNNNNNNNNNNNNNNNNNNNNNNNNNNNNNNNNNNNNNNNNNNNNNNNNNNNNNNNNNNNNNNNNNNNNNNNNNNNNNNNNNNNNNNNNNNNNNNNNNNNNNNNNNNNNNNNNNNNNNNNNNNNNNNNNNNNNNNNNNNNNNNNNNNNNNNNNNNNNNNNNNNNNNNNNNNNNNNNNNNNNNNNNNNNNNNNNNNNNNNNNNNNNNNNNNNNNNNNNNNNNNNNNNNNNNNNNNNNNNNNNNNNNNNNNNNNNNNNNNNNNNNNNNNNNNNNNNNNNNNNNNNNNNNNNNNNNNNNNNNNNNNNNNNNNNNNNNNNNNNNNNNNNNNNNNNNNNNNNNNNNNNNNNNNNNNNNNNNNNNNNNNNNNNNNNNNNNNNNNNNNNNNNNNNNNNNNNNNNNNNNNNNNNNNNNNNNNNNNNNNNNNNNNNNNNNNNNNNNNNNNNNNNNNNNNNNNNNNNNNNNNNNNNNNNNNNNNNNNNNNNNNNNNNNNNNNNNNNNNNNNNNNNNNNNNNNNNNNNNNNNNNNNNNNNNNNNNNNNNNNNNNNNNNNNNNNNNNNNNNNNNNNNNNNNNNNNNNNNNNNNNNNNNNNNNNNNNNNNNNNNNNNNNNNNNNNNNNNNNNNNNNNNNNNNNNNNNNNNNNNNNNNNNNNNNNNNNNNNNNNNNNNNNNNNNNNNNNNNNNNNNNNNNNNNNNNNNNNNNNNNNNNNNNNNNNNNNNNNNNNNNNNNNNNNNNNNNNNNNNNNNNNNNNNNNNNNNNNNNNNNNNNNNNNNNNNNNNNNNNNNNNNNNNNNNNNNNNNNNNNNNNNNNNNNNNNNNNNNNNNNNNNNNNNNNNNNNNNNNNNNNNNNNNNNNNNNNNNNNNNNNNNNNNNNNNNNNNNNNNNNNNNNNNNNNNNNNNNNNNNNNNNNNNNNNNNNNNNNNNNNNNNNNNNNNNNNNNNNNNNNNNNNNNNNNNNNNNNNNNNNNNNNNNNNNNNNNNNNNNNNNNNNNNNNNNNNNNNNNNNNNNNNNNNNNNNNNNNNNNNNNNNNNNNNNNNNNNNNNNNNNNNNNNNNNNNNNNNNNNNNNNNNNNNNNNNNNNNNNNNNNNNNNNNNNNNNNNNNNNNNNNNNNNNNNNNNNNNNNNNNNNNNNNNNNNNNNNNNNNNNNNNNNNNNNNNNNNNNNNNNNNNNNNNNNNNNNNNNNNNNNNNNNNNNNNNNNNNNNNNNNNNNNNNNNNNNNNNNNNNNNNNNNNNNNNNNNNNNNNNNNNNNNNNNNNNNNNNNNNNNNNNNNNNNNNNNNNNNNNNNNNNNNNNNNNNNNNNNNNNNNNNNNNNNNNNNNNNNNNNNNNNNNNNNNNNNNNNNNNNNNNNNNNNNNNNNNNNNNNNNNNNNNNNNNNNNNNNNNNNNNNNNNNNNNNNNNNNNNNNNNNNNNNNNNNNNNNNNNNNNNNNNNNNNNNNNNNNNNNNNNNNNNNNNNNNNNNNNNNNNNNNNNNNNNNNNNNNNNNNNNNNNNNNNNNNNNNNNNNNNNNNNNNNNNNNNNNNNNNNNNNNNNNNNNNNNNNNNNNNNNNNNNNNNNNNNNNNNNNNNNNNNNNNNNNNNNNNNNNNNNNNNNNNNNNNNNNNNNNNNNNNNNNNNNNNNNNNNNNNNNNNNNNNNNNNNNNNNNNNNNNNNNNNNNNNNNNNNNNNNNNNNNNNNNNNNNNNNNNNNNNNNNNNNNNNNNNNNNNNNNNNNNNNNNNNNNNNNNNNNNNNNNNNNNNNNNNNNNNNNNNNNNNNNNNNNNNNNNNNNNNNNNNNNNNNNNNNNNNNNNNNNNNNNNNNNNNNNNNNNNNNNNNNNNNNNNNNNNNNNNNNNNNNNNNNNNNNNNNNNNNNNNNNNNNNNNNNNNNNNNNNNNNNNNNNNNNNNNNNNNNNNNNNNNNNNNNNNNNNNNNNNNNNNNNNNNNNNNNNNNNNNNNNNNNNNNNNNNNNNNNNNNNNNNNNNNNNNNNNNNNNNNNNNNNNNNNNNNNNNNNNNNNNNNNNNNNNNNNNNNNNNNNNNNNNNNNNNNNNNNNNNNNNNNNNNNNNNNNNNNNNNNNNNNNNNNNNNNNNNNNNNNNNNNNNNNNNNNNNNNNNNNNNNNNNNNNNNNNNNNNNNNNNNNNNNNNNNNNNNNNNNNNNNNNNNNNNNNNNNNNNNNNNNNNNNNNNNNNNNNNNNNNNNNNNNNNNNNNNNNNNNNNNNNNNNNNNNNNNNNNNNNNNNNNNNNNNNNNNNNNNNNNNNNNNNNNNNNNNNNNNNNNNNNNNNNNNNNNNNNNNNNNNNNNNNNNNNNNNNNNNNNNNNNNNNNNNNNNNNNNNNNNNNNNNNNNNNNNNNNNNNNNNNNNNNNNNNNNNNNNNNNNNNNNNNNNNNNNNNNNNNNNNNNNNNNNNNNNNNNNNNNNNNNNNNNNNNNNNNNNNNNNNNNNNNNNNNNNNNNNNNNNNNNNNNNNNNNNNNNNNNNNNNNNNNNNNNNNNNNNNNNNNNNNNNNNNNNNNNNNNNNNNNNNNNNNNNNNNNNNNNNNNNNNNNNNNNNNNNNNNNNNNNNNNNNNNNNNNNNNNNNNNNNNNNNNNNNNNNNNNNNNNNNNNNNNNNNNNNNNNNNNNNNNNNNNNNNNNNNNNNNNNNNNNNNNNNNNNNNNNNNNNNNNNNNNNNNNNNNNNNNNNNNNNNNNNNNNNNNNNNNNNNNNNNNNNNNNNNNNNNNNNNNNNNNNNNNNNNNNNNNNNNNNNNNNNNNNNNNNNNNNNNNNNNNNNNNNNNNNNNNNNNNNNNNNNNNNNNNNNNNNNNNNNNNNNNNNNNNNNNNNNNNNNNNNNNNNNNNNNNNNNNNNNNNNNNNNNNNNNNNNNNNNNNNNNNNNNNNNNNNNNNNNNNNNNNNNNNNNNNNNNNNNNNNNNNNNNNNNNNNNNNNNNNNNNNNNNNNNNNNNNNNNNNNNNNNNNNNNNNNNNNNNNNNNNNNNNNNNNNNNNNNNNNNNNNNNNNNNNNNNNNNNNNNNNNNNNNNNNNNNNNNNNNNNNNNNNNNNNNNNNNNNNNNNNNNNNNNNNNNNNNNNNNNNNNNNNNNNNNNNNNNNNNNNNNNNNNNNNNNNNNNNNNNNNNNNNNNNNNNNNNNNNNNNNNNNNNNNNNNNNNNNNNNNNNNNNNNNNNNNNNNNNNNNNNNNNNNNNNNNNNNNNNNNNNNNNNNNNNNNNNNNNNNNNNNNNNNNNNNNNNNNNNNNNNNNNNNNNNNNNNNNNNNNNNNNNNNNNNNNNNNNNNNNNNNNNNNNNNNNNNNNNNNNNNNNNNNNNNNNNNNNNNNNNNNNNNNNNNNNNNNNNNNNNNNNNNNNNNNNNNNNNNNNNNNNNNNNNNNNNNNNNNNNNNNNNNNNNNNNNNNNNNNNNNNNNNNNNNNNNNNNNNNNNNNNNNNNNNNNNNNNNNNNNNNNNNNNNNNNNNNNNNNNNNNNNNNNNNNNNNNNNNNNNNNNNNNNNNNNNNNNNNNNNNNNNNNNNNNNNNNNNNNNNNNNNNNNNNNNNNNNNNNNNNNNNNNNNNNNNNNNNNNNNNNNNNNNNNNNNNNNNNNNNNNNNNNNNNNNNNNNNNNNNNNNNNNNNNNNNNNNNNNNNNNNNNNNNNNNNNNNNNNNNNNNNNNNNNNNNNNNNNNNNNNNNNNNNNNNNNNNNNNNNNNNNNNNNNNNNNNNNNNNNNNNNNNNNNNNNNNNNNNNNNNNNNNNNNNNNNNNNNNNNNNNNNNNNNNNNNNNNNNNNNNNNNNNNNNNNNNNNNNNNNNNNNNNNNNNNNNNNNNNNNNNNNNNNNNNNNNNNNNNNNNNNNNNNNNNNNNNNNNNNNNNNNNNNNNNNNNNNNNNNNNNNNNNNNNNNNNNNNNNNNNNNNNNNNNNNNNNNNNNNNNNNNNNNNNNNNNNNNNNNNNNNNNNNNNNNNNNNNNNNNNNNNNNNNNNNNNNNNNNNNNNNNNNNNNNNNNNNNNNNNNNNNNNNNNNNNNNNNNNNNNNNNNNNNNNNNNNNNNNNNNNNNNNNNNNNNNNNNNNNNNNNNNNNNNNNNNNNNNNNNNNNNNNNNNNNNNNNNNNNNNNNNNNNNNNNNNNNNNNNNNNNNNNNNNNNNNNNNNNNNNNNNNNNNNNNNNNNNNNNNNNNNNNNNNNNNNNNNNNNNNNNNNNNNNNNNNNNNNNNNNNNNNNNNNNNNNNNNNNNNNNNNNNNNNNNNNNNNNNNNNNNNNNNNNNNNNNNNNNNNNNNNNNNNNNNNNNNNNNNNNNNNNNNNNNNNNNNNNNNNNNNNNNNNNNNNNNNNNNNNNNNNNNNNNNNNNNNNNNNNNNNNNNNNNNNNNNNNNNNNNNNNNNNNNNNNNNNNNNNNNNNNNNNNNNNNNNNNNNNNNNNNNNNNNNNNNNNNNNNNNNNNNNNNNNNNNNNNNNNNNNNNNNNNNNNNNNNNNNNNNNNNNNNNNNNNNNNNNNNNNNNNNNNNNNNNNNNNNNNNNNNNNNNNNNNNNNNNNNNNNNNNNNNNNNNNNNNNNNNNNNNNNNNNNNNNNNNNNNNNNNNNNNNNNNNNNNNNNNNNNNNNNNNNNNNNNNNNNNNNNNNNNNNNNNNNNNNNNNNNNNNNNNNNNNNNNNNNNNNNNNNNNNNNNNNNNNNNNNNNNNNNNNNNNNNNNNNNNNNNNNNNNNNNNNNNNNNNNNNNNNNNNNNNNNNNNNNNNNNNNNNNNNNNNNNNNNNNNNNNNNNNNNNNNNNNNNNNNNNNNNNNNNNNNNNNNNNNNNNNNNNNNNNNNNNNNNNNNNNNNNNNNNNNNNNNNNNNNNNNNNNNNNNNNNNNNNNNNNNNNNNNNNNNNNNNNNNNNNNNNNNNNNNNNNNNNNNNNNNNNNNNNNNNNNNNNNNNNNNNNNNNNNNNNNNNNNNNNNNNNNNNNNNNNNNNNNNNNNNNNNNNNNNNNNNNNNNNNNNNNNNNNNNNNNNNNNNNNNNNNNNNNNNNNNNNNNNNNNNNNNNNNNNNNNNNNNNNNNNNNNNNNNNNNNNNNNNNNNNNNNNNNNNNNNNNNNNNNNNNNNNNNNNNNNNNNNNNNNNNNNNNNNNNNNNNNNNNNNNNNNNNNNNNNNNNNNNNNNNNNNNNNNNNNNNNNNNNNNNNNNNNNNNNNNNNNNNNNNNNNNNNNNNNNNNNNNNNNNNNNNNNNNNNNNNNNNNNNNNNNNNNNNNNNNNNNNNNNNNNNNNNNNNNNNNNNNNNNNNNNNNNNNNNNNNNNNNNNNNNNNNNNNNNNNNNNNNNNNNNNNNNNNNNNNNNNNNNNNNNNNNNNNNNNNNNNNNNNNNNNNNNNNNNNNNNNNNNNNNNNNNNNNNNNNNNNNNNNNNNNNNNNNNNNNNNNNNNNNNNNNNNNNNNNNNNNNNNNNNNNNNNNNNNNNNNNNNNNNNNNNNNNNNNNNNNNNNNNNNNNNNNNNNNNNNNNNNNNNNNNNNNNNNNNNNNNNNNNNNNNNNNNNNNNNNNNNNNNNNNNNNNNNNNNNNNNNNNNNNNNNNNNNNNNNNNNNNNNNNNNNNNNNNNNNNNNNNNNNNNNNNNNNNNNNNNNNNNNNNNNNNNNNNNNNNNNNNNNNNNNNNNNNNNNNNNNNNNNNNNNNNNNNNNNNNNNNNNNNNNNNNNNNNNNNNNNNNNNNNNNNNNNNNNNNNNNNNNNNNNNNNNNNNNNNNNNNNNNNNNNNNNNNNNNNNNNNNNNNNNNNNNNNNNNNNNNNNNNNNNNNNNNNNNNNNNNNNNNNNNNNNNNNNNNNNNNNNNNNNNNNNNNNNNNNNNNNNNNNNNNNNNNNNNNNNNNNNNNNNNNNNNNNNNNNNNNNNNNNNNNNNNNNNNNNNNNNNNNNNNNNNNNNNNNNNNNNNNNNNNNNNNNNNNNNNNNNNNNNNNNNNNNNNNNNNNNNNNNNNNNNNNNNNNNNNNNNNNNNNNNNNNNNNNNNNNNNNNNNNNNNNNNNNNNNNNNNNNNNNNNNNNNNNNNNNNNNNNNNNNNNNNNNNNNNNNNNNNNNNNNNNNNNNNNNNNNNNNNNNNNNNNNNNNNNNNNNNNNNNNNNNNNNNNNNNNNNNNNNNNNNNNNNNNNNNNNNNNNNNNNNNNNNNNNNNNNNNNNNNNNNNNNNNNNNNNNNNNNNNNNNNNNNNNNNNNNNNNNNNNNNNNNNNNNNNNNNNNNNNNNNNNNNNNNNNNNNNNNNNNNNNNNNNNNNNNNNNNNNNNNNNNNNNNNNNNNNNNNNNNNNNNNNNNNNNNNNNNNNNNNNNNNNNNNNNNNNNNNNNNNNNNNNNNNNNNNNNNNNNNNNNNNNNNNNNNNNNGCCTACAGATCTCATTTGCAAAGGAAATTGCGGAGGCTCAACGAGTCCTTCGA
The sequence above is a segment of the Penaeus monodon isolate SGIC_2016 chromosome 25, NSTDA_Pmon_1, whole genome shotgun sequence genome. Coding sequences within it:
- the LOC119589450 gene encoding uncharacterized protein LOC119589450 (The sequence of the model RefSeq protein was modified relative to this genomic sequence to represent the inferred CDS: added 55 bases not found in genome assembly), whose translation is MKLLMVVAVVAYAASMPTPSADPHYNFPYPSPYPQAHLPFPTAKPITIEIPARNISLILPQGNGFPYHFPEAFPFMPPFVVKADEYEEEKPASQKKEPEAKGKEPEAERKEPEANP